In the Candidatus Atribacteria bacterium genome, CTCTGCTTACGGTACTATAATAGACAGCAAGATAATCTGCTATCTTTATTAAAGATAGCCGGCTCTTTGGGGTCTTGGGCTTTCATCGTGGAGTAGGATAAAGAGCACCTATAAATTCTATTCTTAAGAATCTTAGGTCATGTGGTTAACATAGCATGTCTTTGCTACATTGGAAGATCTTACCCTTTACCGGGTTACCTACTAATTTAAAAGTAAATATTAATTATTTAAGAAAATGGGTTTCTGTCCCTTGTATAAAGAATCGTCGCCTGTTTTTACTGTTTTTAGATGAAGAAACGTTCTTTTTTGTTTTTCCTGCGCAAGCAGGAATTCAATAAATCAAAAAATAAAATTTTGCTGAGGATTTTCTTTTTTGACAATTTCTATAATATTTTTTACAAACTCCTCTGCAATCTTCAAAGCATTGTTAGCTTCCAATTTTGATACCGGTAGAAAAGGATCATAAGTAAATTGATTTCGTTTACGTCGCATATTATCAAATTTTTTAAAAATATCTACAAAACTATCCCCAAGAATTTTTCCAGAAAGTTCAATAACAGTTTTATGTTGTTGGCCATCACTAGGACGATATTCTTTTATAAAAACCATTGCTCTACTACATCTTAACATTGCTAAATAAGCATAGTTATAAGTTACTTCTTCGT is a window encoding:
- a CDS encoding HEPN domain-containing protein, with the protein product MKMSYKETVKLMLDRGLIKKQKIDFKQIEALLFRAKRDLIAAKANLEIDEEVTYNYAYLAMLRCSRAMVFIKEYRPSDGQQHKTVIELSGKILGDSFVDIFKKFDNMRRKRNQFTYDPFLPVSKLEANNALKIAEEFVKNIIEIVKKENPQQNFIF